One window of Hypanus sabinus isolate sHypSab1 chromosome 10, sHypSab1.hap1, whole genome shotgun sequence genomic DNA carries:
- the LOC132401289 gene encoding E3 ubiquitin-protein ligase TRIM39-like isoform X2: protein MASIGQVESLTEEVICPICLDFFTDPVSLECGHNFCRSCITRCWEMDERNSCPECREEIADRTLRVNRALANLAEKFQNLNPNLKGKESKLHCEEHEEELKLFCETDKTLICLICRDAQEHREHRFLPIKEAVTICKDQLKSSLDSLTKKKSDFLEMELQQKEKISGVREEARRNRRINDDVQELSVTDEALPVEKFDHLYLLNTVLRGTLDPINRVSVTLDVETASPRLDVSEDRKSVRCIGTQRNLPETGKRFTHWFCVLGSEGFTSGRHYWEVEVAGNRCWWLGVAAESVERKGWFRLSPETGFWVIGRSYDVIVLPTSPVSRLAAGPIPGRVGVYLSYESGTVSFYNAETKSHLHTFTGNKFTEKLYPLFCTWDENQWLRICSGSAPGL from the exons atggcttcgatAGGCCAGGTGGAGAGTTTAACCGAGGAGGTaatttgtcccatctgcctggatttcttcaccgatccaGTGTCACTGGAGTgcggacacaacttctgtcgctcttgtatcacacggtgttgggaaatggatgagagaaactcctgcccggaatgtagagaggagattgctgaccgcaccctcagggtcaatcgggccttagcaaatctggctgaaaaaTTTCAAAATCTAAACCCGAATctgaaagggaaggaaagtaaacttcactgcgaggaacatgaggaagaactgaagctgttttgtgaaacggacaagacactgatctgtctGATCTGTAGAGATGcgcaggaacacagagagcacCGTTTCCTgccgattaaagaagctgttaCAATCTGCAAG gatcagctgaaatcttccttagactctctcacaaaaaagaaatcagacttccTGGAAATGGAGctgcaacagaaagagaagatttccggagttcgg gaggaggCTCGTCGGAACAGGAG GATTAATGACGATGTCCAAgaattgtcagtgacagatgaggcCCTACCAgttgaaaaattcgatcacctctatttgttgaacacagtgctgagaggAACACTCGATCCCATTAATCGAG tctctgtcaccctggatgtggaaacggcgagtCCGCGGCTCGacgtgtctgaggatcggaagagtgtgagatgcATCGGGACCCAAAGGAATCTCCCTGAGACGgggaagagattcacacactGGTTTTGCGTGCTGGGATCcgagggattcacatcggggagacattactgggaggtggaggtggcgGGGAATCGATGCTGGTGGCTtggagtcgccgcagagtctgtggagaggaagggatgGTTCAGACTGAGTCCGGAGACTGGATTCTGGGTCATTGGGCGGTCTTATGACGTGATCGTTCTTCCCACCTCCCCTGTGTCCCGCCTCGCTGCCGGTCCCATAcctgggagggtgggggtttatctcagttacgagtccggaacagtttcattttacaacgcggagaccaagtcccatctccacaccttcactgggaataaattcacggagAAACTTTATCCTCTCTTCTGCACTTGGGATGaaaaccagtggctgagaatctgctccggttccgctccaGGTCTGTAA
- the LOC132401289 gene encoding zinc-binding protein A33-like isoform X1 → MASIGQVESLTEEVICPICLDFFTDPVSLECGHNFCRSCITRCWEMDERNSCPECREEIADRTLRVNRALANLAEKFQNLNPNLKGKESKLHCEEHEEELKLFCETDKTLICLICRDAQEHREHRFLPIKEAVTICKDQLKSSLDSLTKKKSDFLEMELQQKEKISGVREQSYNIQTHITSQFAELCHIITEKEQSLLRDIREEEERILSRMEKNIREIQENIRIIQEEISNLNEQMVQKDSVIFLKEEARRNRRINDDVQELSVTDEALPVEKFDHLYLLNTVLRGTLDPINRVSVTLDVETASPRLDVSEDRKSVRCIGTQRNLPETGKRFTHWFCVLGSEGFTSGRHYWEVEVAGNRCWWLGVAAESVERKGWFRLSPETGFWVIGRSYDVIVLPTSPVSRLAAGPIPGRVGVYLSYESGTVSFYNAETKSHLHTFTGNKFTEKLYPLFCTWDENQWLRICSGSAPGL, encoded by the exons atggcttcgatAGGCCAGGTGGAGAGTTTAACCGAGGAGGTaatttgtcccatctgcctggatttcttcaccgatccaGTGTCACTGGAGTgcggacacaacttctgtcgctcttgtatcacacggtgttgggaaatggatgagagaaactcctgcccggaatgtagagaggagattgctgaccgcaccctcagggtcaatcgggccttagcaaatctggctgaaaaaTTTCAAAATCTAAACCCGAATctgaaagggaaggaaagtaaacttcactgcgaggaacatgaggaagaactgaagctgttttgtgaaacggacaagacactgatctgtctGATCTGTAGAGATGcgcaggaacacagagagcacCGTTTCCTgccgattaaagaagctgttaCAATCTGCAAG gatcagctgaaatcttccttagactctctcacaaaaaagaaatcagacttccTGGAAATGGAGctgcaacagaaagagaagatttccggagttcgg GAACAGTCATACAACATTCAGAcccacatcacatcccagtttgctgaactgtgccacattatcactgagaaagagcagagcttactcagggatatcagggaagaagaggagaggattCTAAGTCGAATGGAGAAAAATATTCGAGAGATTCAAGAGAATATAAGgattattcaggaggaaatcTCAAATTTAAATGAACAGATGGTTCAAAAAGACAgtgtgatatttctcaag gaggaggCTCGTCGGAACAGGAG GATTAATGACGATGTCCAAgaattgtcagtgacagatgaggcCCTACCAgttgaaaaattcgatcacctctatttgttgaacacagtgctgagaggAACACTCGATCCCATTAATCGAG tctctgtcaccctggatgtggaaacggcgagtCCGCGGCTCGacgtgtctgaggatcggaagagtgtgagatgcATCGGGACCCAAAGGAATCTCCCTGAGACGgggaagagattcacacactGGTTTTGCGTGCTGGGATCcgagggattcacatcggggagacattactgggaggtggaggtggcgGGGAATCGATGCTGGTGGCTtggagtcgccgcagagtctgtggagaggaagggatgGTTCAGACTGAGTCCGGAGACTGGATTCTGGGTCATTGGGCGGTCTTATGACGTGATCGTTCTTCCCACCTCCCCTGTGTCCCGCCTCGCTGCCGGTCCCATAcctgggagggtgggggtttatctcagttacgagtccggaacagtttcattttacaacgcggagaccaagtcccatctccacaccttcactgggaataaattcacggagAAACTTTATCCTCTCTTCTGCACTTGGGATGaaaaccagtggctgagaatctgctccggttccgctccaGGTCTGTAA